The sequence TTACATTACGGTCGCCCATATTAAATACCCGCTCCATAATATCCTGCTCAATCTCCTGCACTTCACCCGAAGTAGTTCCTTCCTGTATAATCGATTTTATTTCCTCCTCCGTTACTTTGCTATCGGTAGAAGGTTTAATACCCAACAAGGCTATCAACCCATCGGTAACACTGGTAAGCAGCCATACAAACGGAGCTGTGATTTTTGAAATAATATTCATGGGCTGTGCTACCGCTTTGGCAATCTTTTCAGGATTGGTAAGTCCGATACGTTTTGGCAGCAATTCGCCTAATACCAACGAGAAAAACGTAATACACACCAACACCACCACAATGGCAATGGTATTGCTGTAAGGGGCTAATGACTCTATTTTCTCAACATTGGCCTGTAATTGATTGGTAATGTTTTCACCACTATAAATACCCGTTAAAATGCCTATCAGCGTAATGCCGATTTGTACGGTTGAAAGAAATTTATTGGGTGCATTGGATAACTCTAATGCCAGTTTGGCTTTTGAACTACCTTTTTTAGCGGCACTTTCAAGTCTTGATTTACGGGCTGATACCAAAGCGATTTCGGCCATCGAGAATACCCCGTTCAGTAAAATCAATAAAAAAATAAACAGTATTTCCATAGGAATATGAGCAAAGGTAGTAAAACAGCAATAACAGCGATAGATTATAAATCCTCATATCCACAATCGGGAAACCTTGACGGTGACAGTAATAGGCATTTGTCTAAAATATGGTAAAAGGGGCAACGAAAACCAGCGCGCACTGTATCCAATTAAATATTACACCTGTTTTATTAACTAAGCCCCAACCTACTCCAATGGCACTATTTGTACTTAAAAAAGTAAGTCCTAAAAGGGCTATTACCGGAATGGCTTTATTGATGGTTTGTTGCATTGCAAACGCCCAAGACCCTGAGTTTACACAGTTTTATGCAGCACCCGTGTACACCAACCCGGCTTTGGCGGGTACTTCGGCTTGCAGCGATAAGCAGGCAGGCGGACGTATGGTGCTTAATTACCGTAATCAGTGGCCATCGTTACCGGGTAGCTTTAAAACCTTCGCGGCATCTTTCGACCAATATGCGGGCGGGGCACACGGCGGTGTGGGTATGCTTGCCCTGCGTGATGTAGCCGGAGACGGGCTGCTAACTACCACGGCAGTAAGCGGCGTTTATTCATTTATGGGGATGTTTGGCGGCCACAACCACAAACGCTTTGGGTTTAGTTTGGCTATACAAGCGGGCATTATGCAGCGCTCTATTGACTTTAGCCGACTGCATTTTGGCGATGAAATTGTGCCCAAAAGAGGTTTTGTTGAGCCTACCAAAGAAACCTTTGCCACCAACACGGTAACCTATCCCAACTTTTCGGCAGGCGGGCTCATTTATTCAGGGTCGTTTTATGCTGGGGTTGCAGTACACAATATTACCGAGCCTAACCAATCGTTTTTTCACAATACCGGCGAGGGTACTACGCTACCACGCCGTTATACGCTGCACGCGGGTACTGTAATCTCTTTAAAGAAATCGAAGCCCAACCCAATGGAACAACCAATGACCATTTCTCCAAATATATTGATAATGGCGCAGCAGCGATTTTTTCAAACCAATATCGGATTTTACCTGAACAAAGGCTCTTTTGTATCGGGGTTATGGTTTAGGCAAACTGCCCCTAACTCTGATGCTATTATTGCGTTGGTTGGGTTTAAGTTTGATAAATTTAAAATTGGGTATAGCTATGACATTACTGTATCAAGCGCACGGCAAGCTGCACCGGGCTCTCATGAAATCTCGGTTTCTATCGAGTGGTGTGTAAAACGCCGTGTAGGCTGGAAACCTATTAACTGCCCCATTTTGTAGGGTTTGTATTGTCATTCTGAGCGCAGCGAAGAACCTTATTGCAATTGTGCCAACAGAGCGGGATAAGAGGCTTCCTTTGTCAGCAGGACAGGGCTATTGCAGCCGCACTCCTTCGGCAGGCTCAGGATGGGCAACAGCACTTGTTCGTCGTGCTTAAAGTCCCCTTTAGGGGATTTAGGGGTTGTAGCTTACCTCACCCGAAGGGCAAGGATGGTTGAATTACTCAACTTCGCCCTCTCCTAAACGCGAGGGGTGGTTGGGCAGGGCGCAAGCCTTCCCTCTTGATAGGGTGAAACCGCACATTCATACCAACC comes from Bacteroidota bacterium and encodes:
- a CDS encoding type IX secretion system membrane protein PorP/SprF, coding for MVKGATKTSAHCIQLNITPVLLTKPQPTPMALFVLKKVSPKRAITGMALLMVCCIANAQDPEFTQFYAAPVYTNPALAGTSACSDKQAGGRMVLNYRNQWPSLPGSFKTFAASFDQYAGGAHGGVGMLALRDVAGDGLLTTTAVSGVYSFMGMFGGHNHKRFGFSLAIQAGIMQRSIDFSRLHFGDEIVPKRGFVEPTKETFATNTVTYPNFSAGGLIYSGSFYAGVAVHNITEPNQSFFHNTGEGTTLPRRYTLHAGTVISLKKSKPNPMEQPMTISPNILIMAQQRFFQTNIGFYLNKGSFVSGLWFRQTAPNSDAIIALVGFKFDKFKIGYSYDITVSSARQAAPGSHEISVSIEWCVKRRVGWKPINCPIL